The sequence below is a genomic window from Natrinema salaciae.
ACCTTGCATTCTGAGCAGCTTCTCGGCCTGATAGCGCTGCCCTTCGTTTGTCGGCTCGGGGATCACGCGGGCGGAGAAGACGACCTTGTCGCCGTCGTCCAGCTCGTACGGCGTTTCGCCGCGACCCATTCGAGTGAGCGTCGCCCGGGGCTCGCCTTGGTGGCCGGTGACGACGGGGAGGAAGTTCTCTTTGCCTTCCTTCATGATGCGCTCGAACGTCTGTTCGATTGATTGGCGATAGCCGACCATCTCGACGTCGGAGGGGAAGTCGATCCCGATCTGTTTCGCGGTCCCGGAGTAGGTCTCCATCGAGCGGCCGAGGAGGATGGGTTGGCGATCGATGTCGCGAGCGAATTCGATCAGCGATTTCACGCGGGCGATGTGGCTCGAGAACGTGGTGGCGACGATGCCGCCGTCGTAGTCCTCCATGCTGTAGAGGACGTCGCGGAGGTGTTCCCGGGCGACGTTCTCGGAGGGAGTCCGGCCTTTCTTGTTGGCGTTGGTACAGTCCTCGATGTAACAGAGGACGCCCTCGCCTTCGCGACCGATCTCGCGGAACCGGTCCATGTCGATCGGGTCGCCGATGACGGGGGTGTGGTCCATCCGCTTGTCGAGCCCGTAGACGACCGCGCCCTCGGGCGTGTGGAGAACCGGATTGATCGCGTCGACGATCGAGTGGGTGACGTTGACGAACTCGAGGTCGACCGCGCCGGAGTCGCCGATCGACATCGTCTCGCCGGCGTCCATCTTGATCAGGTCGTTGTCGGCGTTGAACTTGCCTTCTTCGTCGAGTTCTCCCTTGACGAGCTCGAGGGTGAACGGCGTCGCGACGATCGGTGCGTCGTATCGGTGTGCGAGTTTACTGATCGCACCGATGTGGTCGAGGTGGCCGTGGGTCGGGACGATGGCCTTGACGTCGCCCTCGAGGTCGCTCATGATCCGGTCGTCCGGAATGGCACCCATATCGATCAGATCGAGGCTGTGCATCCCTTCGGTTCGGATGTTGTCGTGGATCAGGACTTTCGACAGGTTCAGTCCCATGTCGAAGATCACGATATCGTCACCGGCGCGAACAGCCGTCATCTGTCGGCCGACTTCCTCATAACCGCCTATTGTTGCAATTTCGATTTCCATTGGTGGGGCCGATCATAGCCGTCCGTCGGACAGTCTTGTAGCCGGAACGGCTACAGCGGGAGCAGAAGCGTCCTGCAACGTGAGCGAGTTCTCGGTCACGTCCTTGGCGTCGAACGTCCGATCACGACTGCGCCGAGGACAGCGCCTATTTCGGTTAGTAGAACAACGGCTCTCCCGACGTAAGTACTCCTGGGTTTCGGGGATCGAACGTGACCTCGAGTGGGTGGCGAGAGCACGTCGATCGGTCCGGGTGCGGGGCTGCCGGCAGGATTCGATTGGTGACGGTCCACCCGCGAGGTGCTCGACGCGAAAGTGGGGTCTGGGGTTCGAAGTAATCATCGAGACGGACGAGAAGTGCCCGGCAGAGCCGGGAGTCGAGGGTATAGACGCCCCAGATGGCGGCCCGACCTCGTCAGCACGAGTTGCGGCCGACAACTGGCGGGTTGCGAACGGGCTGGCGCTCATCGGTGCGGGATGGCTGCTGTACCTGCAGGGTTCGACGTCCTGTCAGGTGGGAGTGCGACTCGATCGCAGGACCGTTGGCTGTAATTGAGGGCGTTAAGCCCCCTTCCTCAGCGAGCGAAGCGAGCAGGGAGGAGATACAGCGCCCGCACGTCTTGTTTCCGTGTGAATCAGCATCCTTACTACCCGGCAGTCGAAGAAGGTAGTAAGATGCTCACCACGCGTCCGGCGTTGTTCAAACGCGACAAAAAGCGTGCATCGTCGGTTGTGGCCGAGTGTCGATTCGGGAGGAGTGGGACACTCCGAACCGCCTATAAAGGGAAATCGCCTGCGGAGTCTGGAACCGATGTGGGACTTGTTCCTGCAAGTTCCGACACAGAAACAGGAAGCTCCGTCCTCGACAAGCGAGGGCCGGGTAGGCCCGAGCGCAGTAGGGCGGAGTAGTTCACTCGCTGATATACTGCTGCTCCCATTCCCGACGCTCTTCGATCGTCCGGCGTCCGTGGTCACTGATCTCGTAATAGTTGGTTCGCCGATCGAGCTGTCCTTTTTCGACGAGATTTTTGTTGACGAGTGTGTCGAGATTGGGATAGAGTCGCCCGTGATTGATCTCACTGTTGTAATACGTCTCGACTTCGTCTTTCACGTCTTGGCCGGACGGTTGGTCGGCTCCTGCGATCACGTACAGAAGGTCTCGTTGAAACCCTGTCAGATCGTCCATTTTGTACTCGAGTGAACGAACGGCAACCTGGCTATTTGTTATCGATTTCGTATCAACTGTTTCCAGTACGTTCAGCGAAGCTAACTGAGTCAATCGTGCTACTGGTTCCCGTTTCGTCTGGTAGTCGGGTCCTACAGCCGGCGGTTCGGCGGGCTTGATCCGGGATCAGCATCGGCCCCGCAAATACGACGGTTGCGAGGAACCCAACTGCGTTGATTCTCGATATCACTCGGTCCGGGATGGGCGGTGTCACTCCGCGATCGAGAGTGTGGCTCCACGACGATGACGCGACCGAGCGGTCGCTCGTCGGGGAGTGTGCCGAAGAATGATAGTCGAATGTGAAACCCGTTACCGAACGCAAGAAGCCGTATTACAGGCGGGTGACGTTGGTGGCGCGGGGGCCCTTGGGGGCCTGTTCGATATCGAATTCGATCTCTGTGCCTTCTTCGAGGTCCGGACCGCCAACGTCTTCCATGTGGAAGAAAACGTCATCGTCCGCGTCGTCCGTCTCAATGAAACCGTAGCCGCCTGTGTCGTTGAAGAAATCAACGTTTCCTTTCGCCATTGCAATTCAAGAGAAGGCCACGGCACGTATAACAGTTGTGTTATACTATTCCCCTCGAAACAAAAATAAATCGCTCGAGAATCCGACGATTGGCGGCGAAACGCCGACGAACCGTCGGACACGACGTTTCTCGATCCGCGATGCGATCGGCTCACGCGAAACCGACACGATGGCCGCTCAGGACGGTATTGGCATCGTCCCAGTCTCCGTATCTGGTGCTTGTTCGAGGACCGCATCGGCGAGAGCGGGCCTACGCTAACCGAATTACGATGTCCCTAATCGACTGTTCGTCCAGAACGCGTTTCGCGTACGTCGTGGTCATCTCGCCCGATCGTCGCGTTCGGCACCGATTCCCCTCGCACGAACACACCTGACGGTGACCGAACGACTCCTCGAGTAATACTCGAATAGCACCGTTTAGGTGCGACCGGTGGATACCCACCGATATGAGTCAGCAGACTCGCGGTGTGCCGACGGTCGCACAGGTAGCGTTGATCGGACTCTTCGTGACGGCGCTTGCGACCGCCCAGTTGACCGCGTCGAAGGTATTGGCGTTCGAACTGCCCGTCGGGCTGCCGATCACCGGTGCACAACTCGCACTGCCCGGCGCAGCCCTCGCGTACGCGATAACGTTCCTCGCGAGCGACTGCTATACCGAACTGTACGGCCGTCGCGCGGCGCAGATCGTCGTCAACGTCGGGTTCGTCCTGAATTTCGTCGTCCTCGCGCTCGTCTGGTCGACGATCGCCGCACCGGCCGCCCCCTCGAGCGTCGACCCGGGGGCGTTCGAGACGGCTCTCGGGTCGTCGACGAACATCGTCCTCGGCAGTCTCCTCGCGTACGTCGTCAGCCAGAATTGGGACGTGATCGTCTTTCACCGGATTCGGGACTACACCGGGTCCGAAATGCTCTGGTTGCGCAACATCGCGTCGACGGCGAGTAGCCAGGCGATCGATACCGTGATCTTCGTCTCGATCGCGTTCGCCGTCGCCCCCGCCGTGCTCGGCGTCGGTGCTGTGCTTCCGCTCGATCTCGTCCTCTCGTTGATGGTGGGTCAGTATCTGCTGAAACTCGCGATCGCCGTCCTCGACACGCCGATCGTCTACGCGATCGTCTCGTTCGTTCGCTCGCGCGAGGGGCACGTCACTGAAGAGGCTCACGCCGCCTGACTGCCCGCGGTTCGACACGTACCGGTCGTCGTATCGGCGTTCACTGCTGCGTTCCGAACGGGGAGCGTTTAGTAGCCCGCTCGAGAGGGACGGATATGGACGAACGCGTACGCGAACACGCAGCGGTGCTGGTCGACTGGAGCGCTCGAGTCGAGGCGGGCGACGACGTGGTCGTCTCGGTCGGGCCGGACGCCCACGAACTGGCGGTCGCCGTCGCCGAGGAGCTCGGGGACCGTGGGGCGAACTTGCTCGCGACCTACAGCTCGGGGGAGGTCACGCGCGCCTACATCCGGGCTCACGACGGCGATTTCGACGAGAGTCCGGCACACGAACGCGCGCTGGTCGAGAACGCCGACGTGTACCTCTCGCTCGGGGGCGGTCGGAACACGAGTGCGACGGCCGACGTTCCCGGTGAGCAGCGCCGGGCCTACAACGACGCCAGAAGCGAGCTCCGCGAGACGCGACTCGGGACCCGCTGGGTGTCGACGGTCCACCCGACGCGGTCGCTGGCCCAGCAGGCCAACATGGCCTACGAGGCGTACCGGGAGTTCGCCTACGACGCGATCCTCCGGGACTGGGAGTCGCTGGCCGACGAGATGGCCCAGCTGAAGGACCTCCTCGACGTCGGCTCCGAGGTGCGGCTGGTCTCGAGCGACACCGACCTCACGATGGAGATCGAGGGGCGGACGGCAGTCAACAGCGCCGCGTCGGTCGCCTACGACTCCCACAACCTCCCCAGCGGTGAGGTCTTCACCGCGCCGTACGCGACCGAGGGCGAGGTGACGTTCGACGTGCCGATGACGCTGCGGGGCGAGTCCGTTCGAAACGTCCGCCTCGAGTTCGAGAATGGCGAGGTCGTCGACTACGACGCCGAGCAGGGCGGGGCCGTGATCGGCGAGATCCTCGAGACCGACGACGGTGCGCGTCGCCTGGGCGAACTCGGGATCGGGATGAACCGCGGGATCGACCGCTACACGGACAACATTCTCTTCGACGAGAAGATGGGTGACACCGTCCATCTGGCGGTCGGTCGGGCCTACGACGCCTGTCTCTCCGAGGGCGAGTCCGGCAACGAGTCGGCGATCCACGTCGACCTGATCACCGACGTGAGCGAGAATTCCCGACTCGAGATCGACGGCGAAGTCGTACAGCGAGACGGCACTTTCCGGTTCGAGGACGGCTTCGACGGCTGAGCGATCGCGTTTTGGTCCAGATTTTGCGAGCGAGACAATCGGTGGGTGGAAGTCGTACAGCGAGACGGCACTTTCCGGTTCGAGGACGGCTTCGACGGCAGCGGTGTCGGTAGGTGCTGGTTACGCCTCACCAGAGTACGTCCGGAATTCGGAAGTCGAACCATACTAATCCGTATGCCGGCCTTCACGTCGAACACCGCCGGGTCGGTGGCGGATTGGAATCGGCCGGGACTCGTGTCCCGGAATCGACCGTCCACAGTCGTCTGCCCCGCCCTGCCGGAGGCGGAAGTGCGCTGTCGGCCGTTCGGCGAGACGACGTCACTCTACCGGGTGTGATATCAGCGCCGACGGCCGGCGGGATATCCGGCGGTCTCCGTTTTCGTCACGTTCTCGAGTCTCGAGCCCCAATCGCGGGTATGCGCGATCGGCTTCGGGCGGGCGTCGCGATCTTCAACGACGGCTACTACCACGCCGCCCACGATGCCTGGGAGGACCGCTGGCTCGAGCTCGAATCGGGAAGCGACGACGAGCGGCTGCTCCACGGACTCATCCAGTACAGCGGCGCGGTCTACCACGCCCGCGACCGGAACTGGGAGGGGGCGGTCGGCCTCGCCGAGAGCGCCGGCGAGTACCTCGCGTCGCTCCCCGCCGACTATCGCGACCTGCGACTCGAGCCGATCCGATCCGTCCTCGCCCGCCTCGCGGCCGACCCGGAACTCGTCGAGCGCCGGCCGCCGGTCCGGATCGAACACGAGGGTTCGGCGGCGTCGCTGTCGGCGCTGGAGTTCGAGCCGACGGCGATCGCGGCGGTCGTCCTTGCCGAGGAATTCGGCTACGACGAGGAGGCGATCGCACGGGCTCGGGCGTACGCACGGCGGGATCTCGAGGCCGGCGAGGACGACAGCGTCTTCATCACGCTGCTGTTCGACTTCGTCCGCGAGGACGACCACCGCGGGATCATCTACCAGCGACTCACCGACCACGTCGGGAGGCGTCGGGCTCGAGAAGCGGACGTCGAGGGACTGTTCTGATCGGTCGTCGCCGGTGCCGTCGTCCCGTCAGGGTGACTAGAGCTTCAAGTTCGGCCCGACCGAACGCGAGGTATGGACATCGGTACCGTGCTCCCGCAACTCGAGATCGGACACGATCCGGAGACGATCGCGGACTACGCGCGGCGGGTCGAGTAATCCGGGTACGAACACGTTCTCGCGTACGATCACGTCCTCGGCGTGAACCCGGACCGACCGGACTGGGACGGACCCTACGACTACGAGAGCACGTTCCACGAGCCGTTGACGACCTACTCCTACCTCGCGGGCCAGACGGACGAGCTGGCCTTCGTGACCGGCATTCTCGTCTTGCCGCAGCGCCAGACCGCGCTCGTCGCGAAGCAGGCCGCGCAGTTGGACCGCTTTACCGACGGCCGGTTCCGCATGGGGGTCGGCGTCGGCTGGAACGAGCCGGAGTACGTCGCGCTCGGCGAGTCGTTCTCGCGGCGAGGCGACC
It includes:
- a CDS encoding RNase J family beta-CASP ribonuclease, producing the protein MEIEIATIGGYEEVGRQMTAVRAGDDIVIFDMGLNLSKVLIHDNIRTEGMHSLDLIDMGAIPDDRIMSDLEGDVKAIVPTHGHLDHIGAISKLAHRYDAPIVATPFTLELVKGELDEEGKFNADNDLIKMDAGETMSIGDSGAVDLEFVNVTHSIVDAINPVLHTPEGAVVYGLDKRMDHTPVIGDPIDMDRFREIGREGEGVLCYIEDCTNANKKGRTPSENVAREHLRDVLYSMEDYDGGIVATTFSSHIARVKSLIEFARDIDRQPILLGRSMETYSGTAKQIGIDFPSDVEMVGYRQSIEQTFERIMKEGKENFLPVVTGHQGEPRATLTRMGRGETPYELDDGDKVVFSARVIPEPTNEGQRYQAEKLLRMQGARIYDDIHVSGHLCQEGHYEMLDALQPQHIIPAHQDMSGFSGYVDLASNRGYKLGRDLHVTSNGNIIQLV
- a CDS encoding PadR family transcriptional regulator, coding for MDDLTGFQRDLLYVIAGADQPSGQDVKDEVETYYNSEINHGRLYPNLDTLVNKNLVEKGQLDRRTNYYEISDHGRRTIEERREWEQQYISE
- a CDS encoding cold-shock protein, with protein sequence MAKGNVDFFNDTGGYGFIETDDADDDVFFHMEDVGGPDLEEGTEIEFDIEQAPKGPRATNVTRL
- a CDS encoding queuosine precursor transporter: MSQQTRGVPTVAQVALIGLFVTALATAQLTASKVLAFELPVGLPITGAQLALPGAALAYAITFLASDCYTELYGRRAAQIVVNVGFVLNFVVLALVWSTIAAPAAPSSVDPGAFETALGSSTNIVLGSLLAYVVSQNWDVIVFHRIRDYTGSEMLWLRNIASTASSQAIDTVIFVSIAFAVAPAVLGVGAVLPLDLVLSLMVGQYLLKLAIAVLDTPIVYAIVSFVRSREGHVTEEAHAA
- a CDS encoding aminopeptidase, producing MDERVREHAAVLVDWSARVEAGDDVVVSVGPDAHELAVAVAEELGDRGANLLATYSSGEVTRAYIRAHDGDFDESPAHERALVENADVYLSLGGGRNTSATADVPGEQRRAYNDARSELRETRLGTRWVSTVHPTRSLAQQANMAYEAYREFAYDAILRDWESLADEMAQLKDLLDVGSEVRLVSSDTDLTMEIEGRTAVNSAASVAYDSHNLPSGEVFTAPYATEGEVTFDVPMTLRGESVRNVRLEFENGEVVDYDAEQGGAVIGEILETDDGARRLGELGIGMNRGIDRYTDNILFDEKMGDTVHLAVGRAYDACLSEGESGNESAIHVDLITDVSENSRLEIDGEVVQRDGTFRFEDGFDG
- a CDS encoding DUF309 domain-containing protein; its protein translation is MRDRLRAGVAIFNDGYYHAAHDAWEDRWLELESGSDDERLLHGLIQYSGAVYHARDRNWEGAVGLAESAGEYLASLPADYRDLRLEPIRSVLARLAADPELVERRPPVRIEHEGSAASLSALEFEPTAIAAVVLAEEFGYDEEAIARARAYARRDLEAGEDDSVFITLLFDFVREDDHRGIIYQRLTDHVGRRRAREADVEGLF